The nucleotide sequence ACATGTTTAGGTTTAGCTGCGTGAACTTATCAGCTACAGATGTTGGAGGCTTTTTATTGCCAGTAACATCACGTAGAAGGATACTGGAGCCAGTGTTTTTAGAGCTGGTGGAACAGTGGAGGTTCTGGGTGAGCAGCTGAACGTGAACCGTTTAGCTTGGCTCAAGCTGTGTCCACTTCTTCACAGAGACATATCCCAGTTGTCTTTAATTCTCTTATCTACCCTGATAAGTGTAATTTTATTTGGAATGTGTGGCCTACAGCCATTTATAAACATGAAGTAATGGATGAGGATTATTAGTTATCAGATATCCGGCTTTACTTAagcctctttgtctttgttttgttttctaagGTGATCATCAAAGACACCAGCCTAGTCCTGACTCCAGCCAACATCAAAGCCTACATCCTCATGACTCTACAGGGATTAGAGTATATGCATCAACACTGGGTCCTACACAGGGTAAGAGGGcatgcatttcacacacacacacacacacacacacacacacacatacatacacacatatgaacacagACAGTCAGTAAGGTATATTTTGCTACTTTTTTATGTCCAGGATCTGAAGCCCAATAATCTGCTGTTGGACGGCAATGGAGTGTTGAAGTTGGCTGATTTTGGTTTGGCCAAATCATTTGGCAGCCCCAACAGAGTCTACACACATCAAGTTGTTACCAGGTCTGGGCTGTCTCTTAGTCTCAAAGTAATagtttttcctcctgtgtttttcttacacTCATTGGAAATCTCTTGGAGCAACTAAATCCATtcagataaataaatcatgtgctttattttattgAGTTCCATTTATCACATGAGGAGATAATTTTGGGTCTGGTTAAGACGTGTGACAGCATGCATTGTAGAAAATTAATGAGTAGACCACTGGATAGCAGTAAATCAGAGAAGTGTTGGTGTTGGAAGCTTCAGTCCAGTTAAACAGATTTAATCCTCTTGCTAGGAGAGAGATTCTTTCTGGTTTCACTGGCTGACTGAGAGCTGTAAAATTTAACTCCGTTCATCGATCTCTTTTCTAGGTGGTACCGCTCCCCTGAGCTCCTGTTTGGTGCCAGGATGTACGGTGTGGGTGTTGACATGTGGGCAGTGGGATGCATCCTGGCAGAGTTGCTCCTTCGGGTACACAAACCTCACTTCAGAGAGATATTTATACTGTAGGAAGGGTCGCAGTTATTTTTGCATCCATGCTAATGTCTCTGTATGTCTCCCCTTGCTGTAGATACCATTCCTTGCTGGAGACTCAGATCTTGACCAGCTGACTAAGATCTTTGAGGCTCTTGGGACGCCCACAGAAGAGACATGGCCTGTTGGTATCTGTCCCCCCCCCCAGTTATGTCTGTGATTATGTTTGCTGTGGCCAAATGGTGAGGATCCTTGTATACATTTGTTTGTCAAATGTCTCTGCAGGGAGTTAGTAGTCTACCAGACTACGTGTCCTTCAAAATCTTTCCTGGCACTCCTCTGGAACATATATTTAGTGCAGCTGGAGACGACTTACTAGAGCTGCTACAGGGCCTCTTCACCTTTAACCCCTCAACAAGGACCACGGCTACACAGGTAATATACACACTggagtattttattattatatcatttatatatatgttttttacAACTTTTAGACTTCATATTCTATCCATATCCTAAAGTGACAAAGGTAGAGATTATACAAGATGctatgtatgtttttacataCGTGCAGTGGAGTTGTAGACATTGCTGATTAAGGCATTATTGCCCATACGCAGCTG is from Lates calcarifer isolate ASB-BC8 linkage group LG13, TLL_Latcal_v3, whole genome shotgun sequence and encodes:
- the cdk7 gene encoding cyclin-dependent kinase 7, whose amino-acid sequence is MALDVKSRAKRYEKLDFLGEGQFATVYKARDKTTDTIVAIKKIKVGHRTEAKDGINRTALREIKLLQELHHPNIIGLLDAFGHKSNISLVFDFMETDLEVIIKDTSLVLTPANIKAYILMTLQGLEYMHQHWVLHRDLKPNNLLLDGNGVLKLADFGLAKSFGSPNRVYTHQVVTRWYRSPELLFGARMYGVGVDMWAVGCILAELLLRIPFLAGDSDLDQLTKIFEALGTPTEETWPGVSSLPDYVSFKIFPGTPLEHIFSAAGDDLLELLQGLFTFNPSTRTTATQALKMGYFSNRPGPTPGPQLPRPNCSAEALREKETVGHKRKIEGLETTVMKKKLIF